Below is a window of 'Nostoc azollae' 0708 DNA.
GCATTAACCCGTATTTAGAAGCCCATTTTTGCGCCCCTGCTTTAATCATAAAATTATCTTCTCTGCAAGTCAAACCGGACAAAAAATAAAGCACTGGTACAGGTTTTTGCGTTGCTTGTGGTGGTTGATAAACTGCAAAACGCATTTCACCGTTAGAGGTAGTAGAGAAATATGAATAAAAGCCGAGTTTACCATCAAAGCATTTATATTCTGATACCAGGTTAATATTAGTCATGGAGTAGTACAGATTGATTTTTTTCAACTAAACACAGAGGCGCAGAGAACAGAGAGAGAAGAAAAACTGATTAACTGAAATATATTGGATTTTTTGTCCCTATTAAAAAGTCACCACACTGCGAATTGATTCCCCTGTGTGCATTAAATCAAAGGCATGATTAATTTGCTCAATGGGCATCACATGAGTGATTAAATCATCAATATTTATCTTCCCAGTCATATATAAATCAACAATTTTCGGCACATCTGTACGCCCTCTTGCGCTACCAAAAGCTGAACCTTTCCAAACGCGCCCAGTTACTAATTGAAATGGACGAGTCCTGATTTCTTGTCCTGCATCTGCCACGCCAATAATTACACTAACACCCCAACCTTTATGACAACATTCTAAAGCCTGACGCATGACATTGACATTGCCAATACATTCAAAAGAATAATCTGCACCACCTTTAGTTAAATCTATCAAATAAGGAACTAAATCACCTTCAATCTCATGGGGATTAACAAAATGTGTCATGCCAAGTTTTTCAGCTAAAGCGCGTTTTTTGGGATTAATATCAACTCCCACAATCATATTTGCGCCTACCATCTTTGCCGCTTGGATAATATTTAAACCAATACCGCCTAAACCGAAAATTACTACATTTGCACCTGCTTCAACTTTAGCTGTATATATAACTGCACCTATACCTGTCGTTACTCCACAGCCAATGTAACAAACTTTATCAAAGGGCGCATCTTCACGAATTTTAGCCACAGCTATTTCTGGTAACACCGTATAATTAGCAAAGGTTGATGT
It encodes the following:
- a CDS encoding S-(hydroxymethyl)glutathione dehydrogenase/class III alcohol dehydrogenase, translating into MQVKAAVAYSVVQPLSIETVELEGPQAGEVLVEIKASGVCHTDAYTLSGADPEGLFPAILGHEGAGVVVEVGADVKSVKPGDHVIPLYTPECRECEYCLSFKTNLCQAIRATQGRGLMPNGTSRFSIGGKMIHHYMGTSTFANYTVLPEIAVAKIREDAPFDKVCYIGCGVTTGIGAVIYTAKVEAGANVVIFGLGGIGLNIIQAAKMVGANMIVGVDINPKKRALAEKLGMTHFVNPHEIEGDLVPYLIDLTKGGADYSFECIGNVNVMRQALECCHKGWGVSVIIGVADAGQEIRTRPFQLVTGRVWKGSAFGSARGRTDVPKIVDLYMTGKINIDDLITHVMPIEQINHAFDLMHTGESIRSVVTF